Part of the Nitrospirota bacterium genome, GATGAGCAAAAAGAGCTGGAAGATGTCGAGCGACGGGCAAAAGAGCAGATTGAGATTCTGCAGACGCTGTATGACGAGAAGGTTGGACGCCTGAAGCGTGGCGATGAATTGCCGCCTGGCGTGATCAAGCTTGTCAAGGTCTACGTCTCGATGAAGCGCAAGATTCAGGTCGGCGACAAGATGGCCGGACGGCACGGCAATAAAGGCGTGGTCTCTCGGGTCTTGCCTGAAGAGGACATGCCCTGCCTGCCGGACGGAACACCAGTGGAAATTGTGCTCAATCCACTTGGTGTGCCGTCACGTATGAACGTCGGTCAGATTCTTGAGACTCACTTGGGCTGGGCTGCCAAGGCGTTGGGGATCAAGGTGGCGAGCCCGGTGTTCGACGGAGCGTCAGAAACGGAAATTAAGGATTTGCTCAAAAAGGCAGGTCTTCCGCCCAGCGGGCAAACGATGCTCATGGATGGTCGGACCGGTGAAATGTTCGGCAGTCCGGTGACGGTCGGCTACATGTATGTCTTGAAGTTGCACCACTTGGTGGACGACAAGATTCACGCTCGGTCAATCGGTCCTTATTCGCTCGTCACCCAGCAGCCGCTCGGTGGTAAGGCGCAATTCGGCGGCCAGCGGTTGGGAGAAATGGAAGTCTGGGCGTTGCAGGCTTACGGTGCCGCGTCCACGCTGCAAGAGTTCTTGACAGTGAAGTCGGACGACGTGCCGGGCCGATCGCGGATGTACGAAGCGATCGTGAAGGGCGAGCCATTCCTGGAGCCTGGATTGCCCGAGTCGTTTAACGTCTTGGTCAAAGAGTTGCAGAGTTTAGGGCTCGACGTCGAACTGGTTAAGTCGCAAGACTAACCCATTTGTGTGCCGGCCTGTGCGGTCGGCATCAGAGGAGGTCACTACTTTGGAAGGCGTCTACACATTATTTGAGAAGCCGCGCGATGCGGTTTCTTTCGATTCGATGCGGATCAAGATCGCATCGCCAGAAAAAATTCGGTCGTGGTCGTACGGCGAAGTGAAGAAGCCGGAGACCATCAATTACCGGTCGTTTAAGCCGGAAAAAGACGGACTGTTTTGTGCGAAGATTTTCGGTCCGATCAAAGATTGGGAATGTAACTGCGGTAAGTATAAGCGGATGAAACACCGCGGAATCGTCTGCGACAAGTGCGGTGTCGAGGTCATTCAGTCCAAGGTCCGTCGAGAGCGCATGGGCCATATCGAGCTCGCGGCGCCGGTGGCGCACATTTGGTTCCTCAAGGGAGTGCCGAGCCGGATCGGAACTTTGCTCGACATGAGCTTGAAGGGGCTGGAGCGGATCCTCTATTTCGAGAGTTATGTCTGCGTCGACCCAGGATCGACTGACTTGACGGAGAAGGAGCTGGTCTCAGAGGAGAAGCTTCGCTCGCTCCAATCTGAATATAGCCCCGGTTCCTACAAGGTCGGTATCGGTGCTGATGCCATCCGTGAGTTGCTCCGCAAGATCGATATCACGGCCAAGTGGGATGAGATCAAGGCCAAGGCGAAGACGTCCGCTTCCGCGGCGTTGAAGAAGAAATATGCGAAGCAGTTGAAGGTTATCGAGGCGTTCCGTAAATCCGGGAACATGCCTGAGTGGATGATCATGGATGTCATTCCGGTGTTGCCTCCTGAATTGCGTCCCCTTGTGCCGCTAGACGGCGGACGATTTGCGACCTCGGACCTGAACGACTTGTATCGCCGCGTGATCAATCGCAACAATCGTCTGAAGCGTCTGATCGAGCTGAAGGCTCCTGGCGTGATTATCCGAAACGAAATGCGGATGTTGCAGGAAGCGGTCGATGCCCTCTTTGATAACGGCCGTCGTGGTCGTGCGATTCGTGGTCCGAATAAACGGCCGCTCAAGTCATTGAGCGACATGCTGAAGGGAAAGCAGGGGCGTTTCCGTCAGAACCTGCTCGGTAAACGAGTCGATTATTCAGGACGAACGGTCATTGTCGTGGGACCTGAGCTTCGTTTGCACCAATGCGGTTTGCCGAAGAAGATGGCGCTCGAACTCTTCAAGCCATTTATCTTCCACAAACTGGAAGAGCGGGGCGCGGCGACGACGATCAAGAGTGCCAAGCGTTTGGTAGAAAAAGAACGACCGGAAGTGTGGGACGTACTGGATGAGGTCATCCGCGAACATCCCGTGCTGCTGAACCGTGCACCCACGTTACACCGTCTCGGTATTCAGGCATTCGACCCGGTTTTGGTCGAAGGCAAGGCTATCCGGCTGCATCCGTTGGTTTGCGCCGCATTCAACGCCGACTTCGACGGAGACCAGATGGCGGTCCACGTTCCGCTGTCGGTTGAAGCGCAGGTCGAGGCACGCGTGCTGATGATGTCGATCAATAACATCCTTTCGCCTGCGAACGGCAAGCCGATTGCGGTGCCGTCGCAAGATATGGTGCTGGGTTGTTATTGGCTGACGAAAGAGCGTGGCGGCTGTAAGGGCGAGGGGAAATTATTCGGCTCGCCGGAAGAAGTGCGTATTGCCTTCGACTCGGAAGCGTTGGAAGTGCATGCACGGATCAAGGTGCGGGTTGAGGGCGCGCTCGTTCAGGCTACGGTGGGGCGTGTCATTCTATCAGAAGTGCTTCCTGTCGGCATGCCGTTCGCCAACGCGAACAAGCTCATGACCAAGAAGGAAATGACGAAGTTGATCGATACGGTGTATCGCCAGTGCGGACATCGGGAGACCGTCACGTTCCTCGATAAGGTCAAGGATCTGGGATTCCATTATGCCACTCGGGCAGGCATCTCGATCTGCATCGACAATATGCATATTCCGACCAAGAAGCAGGAGTTGCTTGGGAAGGCGCAGCATGAAGTGACTGAGATCGAGCGGCAATATGCCGAGGGGTTGATCACCAACGGTGAGCGGTACAACAAGGTGATCGATATCTGGGCCCACGTGACCGAACAAATTGCGAATGAGATGATGAAGGAGCTGGGCGCTGGTGGCGATCCGAACAAAGCCGAGTCCTTCAATCCGATCTTCATGATGGCGGACTCGGGCGCTCGTGGTAGCTCGCAGCAGATCCGTCAGTTGGGTGGTATGCGCGGATTGATGGCCAAGCCGTCCGGTGAAATCATCGAGACGCCAATTACCGCTAACTTCCGCGAAGGCTTGACGGTGTTGCAGTACTTTATTTCGACGCACGGTGCCCGTAAGGGATTGGCCGATACAGCGTTGAAGACGGCCAACTCCGGTTATCTCACGCGTCGTTTGGTCGACATCGCACAAGATGTGATTATCAACGAGATCGATTGCGGCACCACCGATGGCATTATTGTGAGCGCCTTGGTCGAAGGCGGCGAAATTATTCAGCCGATCGAAGAACGCGTGTTGGGTCGTTTGGCGGCGGAAGATATCCGTGATCCTGTCACGGGTGAGATCATCGTTTCCTTCAACGAAGAGATCGATGAAGATCGCACCAAGGCGATCGTGGAAGCCGCGGTCGACCGCGTCAAGATTCGTTCGGTGCTGACCTGTCAGTCGCGACGCGGAGTGTGTCGTTCCTGTTATGGACGCGACTTGGCCCGCGGGCGGTTGGTCGAAAAGGGCGAACCGGTGGGTGTTATCGCAGCGCAATCGATCGGTGAGCCGGGAACACAGCTGACGATGCGGACGTTCCACATCGGAGGAACGGCGAGTAAGGTGGTTGAGCAAACCGTCACCGAGTCAAAGCACGCCGGTACGATCAAGTTCATGAGTTTTGACGCCAAGAAAAATGCCGACGTTCATAACGCTGGGATCGCGGTTCAGAATAAAGAGGGCGAATGGGTCGTCATGAACCGGAATGCGAAGATCTCCGTTGCCGATGAGAGCGGGCGTGAACGCGAAAAGTATTCGGTCGTCTATGGCGCCAAGATCAAGGTGAAGGATGGCGGCCGCATCGAGTTGGGCCAAAAATTGGTGGAGTGGGACCCCTACTCATTGACCATTCTGACTGAGGTGGGGGGCAGAGTTGCGTACGGAGACATCGTGGAAGGTATCACGATGAAGGAAGAGTTCGATGAAGTGACCGGTCTCTCACGCAAGGTCATCGTCGAGCATAGTGGTGCGACGTTGCGTCCTCGCGTATCCGTCAAGGATGAGAGCGGAAAAACCGCCAAGGTTGCCGCGGCGGCGAACGTGGCCCGCTATCTGCTTCCGGTCGGCGCGCATATTTTCGTCGAAAAAGGCGCACTCGTGACGCCTGGTGACGTGTTGGCGAAGATTCCTCGTGAGACGACCAAGACGAAGGACATCACGGGTGGTCTGCCTCGCGTCGCTGAGTTGTTCGAGGCCAGGAAGCCGAAGGAGACGGCCGTCATCAGTGAAATCGACGGTGAAATTTCCTACGACGGTTTCGTGAAGGGCATGCGCAAGGTGCTGGTCAATAATAAGATGGGCGACGTGAAAGAATATTTTATTCCTAAGGGTAAACACGTCAACGTGCACGAGGGTGATTGGGTGAGGGCTGGCGAGCCGTTGATGGACGGATCGGCGAACCCACACGACATACTCGATGTATTGGGCCCGAACGAGCTGCAGAAATATCTCGTCGACGAAGTGCAGGACGTCTACCGTCTGCAAGGCGTGACGATCAACGACAAGCATATTGAGATTATTGTGCGGCAGATGTTGCGCAAGGTTCGCATAGAAGATCCTGGCGATACGGAATTCTTGCCGGGTAGCCAGGTCAGTAAGATGTTGTTCGATGAAGAGAACGAGCGAGTGGTAGCGCGGGGAGGCCAGCCAGGACTCGGGAAGCCAGTCCTACTGGGTATTACTAAGGCAGCGCTGACTACGGATAGTTTCATTTCCGCGGCTTCATTCCAGGAAACCACGCGAGTCTTGACGGAGGCGGCGATCAATGGACGCGAAGACAAGCTGCTAGGGCTGAAGGAAAATGTCATTGTCGGTCGTTTGATCCCGGCTGGAACGGGCTTCGACGAATATCGCGACACATTCGTCATTAGTCCCAAGCCTGAGCCGGTGATTGCGGGTCAGGGGGAGGCGGCGGCGCTGACGCATGAAGGGGTGGGGGCTGGATCTGAAGGGCCTGCGCGCTCATAATCCATGCGGCGTTGAATGTGACTTGACACCACGGCGGATGATCACTATAATCCGCGGGCTTTACACTTGAAGAGTTGAGAAGAGCAGTCAAACTGTGCTGAAGATGAGAGTGACGAACTAATGCCAACGATTAATCAGTTAGTCAGAAAAGGCCGCAAGCTGGCGCATGCGAAGACGAAGAGCCCCGCGCTCAAGTCCTGCCCGCAGAAGCGCGGTGTCTGTCTCCGTGTGTACACATCAACACCGAAAAAGCCGAACTCGGCGTTGCGTAAAGTTGCGCGCGTCCGGCTGACCAACGGGATGGAAGTGACGACGTACATTCCAGGTGTCGGTCATAATCTTCAAGAGCACTCCATTGTGCTTGTGCGTGGTGGTCGTGTGAAGGACTTGCCTGGTGTGCGGTATCACATCGTCAGAGGCGCCCTTGACGCTGTCGGTGTGGCGGATCGTAAGCAGAGCCGTTCGAAGTACGGAGCGAAGCGACCAAAGTAGAGGAAGATAGATTGTCTCAGTTGGTAACGAGAGAGTGAATGACACATGCCAAGAACTAGATTTTTAGATCAGCGCGATCCGCTCCCTGACGTACGATACCGGGATAAGCTCGTCGGGAAATTCTTGAATATCCTGATGTCTGGCGGCAAGAAGAGCACGGCTGAGCGTATCTGCTACGGTGCTTTCGATGTCATTCAGGAGAAGACTGGTAGTGATCCGCTCAAGGTGTTTCGGACGGCGATCGATAATGTCAAGCCGGTTGTCGAAGTGAAGTCCCGTCGGGTGGGCGGTGCTTCGTATCAGGTGCCTGTCGAAATTCGTCCGGCACGCCGGATGTCGCTGGCTCTCAGGTGGTTGGCGGAGTACTCGCGGACTCGCGGCGGCAAGAGCATGCGGGAGAAGCTTGCGGCTGAGCTGCTCGATGCGTCGAATAACACGGGTGCGGCAGTGAAGAAGCGGGAAGATGTGCATCGGATGGCGGAGGCCAATAAGGCGTTCGCGCATTATCGCTGGTAGGATTTTTCTGTGCTGCAGCTGGGCCGTACTGCGATCCGTATGTGCGGGTGCTTGTAGGTCGCGGTATTTCATCGGCCTCGTTTGCGGCATGTGTATTTTTAGGGGATCTTCGTGGCACGCCAATCACCATTAGAAAAAACTCGCAACATCGGCATCATGGCCCACATTGATGCCGGTAAGACGACGACGACCGAGCGCATTCTCTATTACACGGGGATTTCGCATAAGATCGGTGAAGTGCACGAGGGTGCAGCTACCATGGACTGGATGGAGCAGGAGCGTGAGCGCGGCATCACGATTACGGCTGCAGCGACAACCTGTTTTTGGCGTGATCATCGTATTAATATTATCGATACTCCGGGGCACGTCGACTTTACGATCGAAGTCGAGCGCTCGCTTAGAGTGCTCGATGGGGCTGTCGCGGTGTTTGACTCTGTGCAGGGAGTTGAGCCGCAGTCCGAGACGGTCTGGCGGCAAGCTGATAAGTATAGTGTGCCTCGCATTGCATTCATGAATAAAATGGATCGCATCGGTGCGGATTTCTATGTCAGTGTTCAGACGATGATTGATCGGCTGGGTGCCAATCCAATTCCGATTCAAATCCCGATCGGTAAAGAGTCTGAGTATCGTGGGTCTATCGATCTCATTACGATGAAGGCCTACGTGTATGACGATGAGACGCTTGGCGCCAAGTATAAAATCGATGAGATTCCGGCTGACCTCCTTGATCGGGCTAATGAATACCGCGCCAAAATGGTGGATGCCGTCGCTGAATTCGATGAGCAGGCGATGGAGAAGTACTTAAACGGTCAGCCTTTGACTGAAGAGGAAATTCGTCGGGCTGTTCGTGCCGGTGTGCTTTCGATGAAGATGACTCCTGTTCTCTGCGGCACTGCGTTTAAGAATAAGGGTGTCCAGCAATTACTGGATGGGGTTGTAGACTTTCTCCCGTCGCCGCTGGATGTCGAGTCTGTGACCGGGATCGATCCGAATACCGAGAAAGAAGTGAAGCGGTTTCCCTCGGATAGTGAGCCGTTCGCCGCGCTCGCATTTAAGATTATGACGGATCCGTTCGCTGGTCAGCTCACGTTTCTGCGGGTCTACTCTGGAACATTGAAGACTGGGACTTCCGTTGCGAACGTAACGAAGGGGACGAAGGATCGGGTTGGGCGTCTCCTGAAGATGCACGCAAATAAGCGCGAAGACATCGATGTGGCCTATGCGGGTGACATTGTAGCGGCAGTCGGATTAAAAGGGGCCACGACCGGAGATACGCTGGCGGACGAAAAGCAGCCGGTTCTGCTTGAGGTCATGAAGTTCCCCGAGCCGGTCATCGCCATGGCGATTGAGCCGAAGACCAAGCAGGATCAAGAGAAGATGGGGTTTGCGCTTCAGAAGTTAGCGCAGGAAGATCCATCTTTTCGGGTCAAGACGGATGAAGAGACCGCTCAGACCATCATTGCGGGAATGGGTGAGTTGCATCTTGAGATCATCGTCGATCGCATGATGCGTGAGTTTAAGGTTGAGGCTAATGTCGGAAAGCCGGAGGTCGCCTTCAGGGAAACGATTCGTCGGAAGGCCGAGGCTGAAGCCAAATATGTTAAGCAGACCGGTGGTCGAGGTCAGTATGGCCATGTCGTGTTGACGGTCGAGCCGGCTGAGTCCGGTAAGGGGTTGGAGTTTATTAATAAGACTGTCGGGGGATCTATTCCTAGAGAATTTATTCCGGCAATCGAAAAGGGTGTGAAGGAGCGGCTAGACTCAGGCGTTATCGCTGGCTACCCGCTTCGCGATGTCAAAGTTACGGTAATCGATGGATCGTTTCACGACGTAGACTCGAATGAAATGGCCTTTAAGATCGCCGGCTCAATGGCATTTATCGATGCCTGTAAGAGGGCTGACCCTGTCCTTCTCGAGCCGATCATGAAGG contains:
- the rpsG gene encoding 30S ribosomal protein S7; this encodes MPRTRFLDQRDPLPDVRYRDKLVGKFLNILMSGGKKSTAERICYGAFDVIQEKTGSDPLKVFRTAIDNVKPVVEVKSRRVGGASYQVPVEIRPARRMSLALRWLAEYSRTRGGKSMREKLAAELLDASNNTGAAVKKREDVHRMAEANKAFAHYRW
- the rpsL gene encoding 30S ribosomal protein S12 produces the protein MPTINQLVRKGRKLAHAKTKSPALKSCPQKRGVCLRVYTSTPKKPNSALRKVARVRLTNGMEVTTYIPGVGHNLQEHSIVLVRGGRVKDLPGVRYHIVRGALDAVGVADRKQSRSKYGAKRPK
- the fusA gene encoding elongation factor G, which translates into the protein MARQSPLEKTRNIGIMAHIDAGKTTTTERILYYTGISHKIGEVHEGAATMDWMEQERERGITITAAATTCFWRDHRINIIDTPGHVDFTIEVERSLRVLDGAVAVFDSVQGVEPQSETVWRQADKYSVPRIAFMNKMDRIGADFYVSVQTMIDRLGANPIPIQIPIGKESEYRGSIDLITMKAYVYDDETLGAKYKIDEIPADLLDRANEYRAKMVDAVAEFDEQAMEKYLNGQPLTEEEIRRAVRAGVLSMKMTPVLCGTAFKNKGVQQLLDGVVDFLPSPLDVESVTGIDPNTEKEVKRFPSDSEPFAALAFKIMTDPFAGQLTFLRVYSGTLKTGTSVANVTKGTKDRVGRLLKMHANKREDIDVAYAGDIVAAVGLKGATTGDTLADEKQPVLLEVMKFPEPVIAMAIEPKTKQDQEKMGFALQKLAQEDPSFRVKTDEETAQTIIAGMGELHLEIIVDRMMREFKVEANVGKPEVAFRETIRRKAEAEAKYVKQTGGRGQYGHVVLTVEPAESGKGLEFINKTVGGSIPREFIPAIEKGVKERLDSGVIAGYPLRDVKVTVIDGSFHDVDSNEMAFKIAGSMAFIDACKRADPVLLEPIMKVEVVVPQDFMGDVIGNLNGRRGKIQGMKSRAAAQVIDASVPLSEMFGYATDLRSRTQGRATYSMEFDRYDPVPRQISEAIIAKYRGE
- the rpoC gene encoding DNA-directed RNA polymerase subunit beta', which produces MEGVYTLFEKPRDAVSFDSMRIKIASPEKIRSWSYGEVKKPETINYRSFKPEKDGLFCAKIFGPIKDWECNCGKYKRMKHRGIVCDKCGVEVIQSKVRRERMGHIELAAPVAHIWFLKGVPSRIGTLLDMSLKGLERILYFESYVCVDPGSTDLTEKELVSEEKLRSLQSEYSPGSYKVGIGADAIRELLRKIDITAKWDEIKAKAKTSASAALKKKYAKQLKVIEAFRKSGNMPEWMIMDVIPVLPPELRPLVPLDGGRFATSDLNDLYRRVINRNNRLKRLIELKAPGVIIRNEMRMLQEAVDALFDNGRRGRAIRGPNKRPLKSLSDMLKGKQGRFRQNLLGKRVDYSGRTVIVVGPELRLHQCGLPKKMALELFKPFIFHKLEERGAATTIKSAKRLVEKERPEVWDVLDEVIREHPVLLNRAPTLHRLGIQAFDPVLVEGKAIRLHPLVCAAFNADFDGDQMAVHVPLSVEAQVEARVLMMSINNILSPANGKPIAVPSQDMVLGCYWLTKERGGCKGEGKLFGSPEEVRIAFDSEALEVHARIKVRVEGALVQATVGRVILSEVLPVGMPFANANKLMTKKEMTKLIDTVYRQCGHRETVTFLDKVKDLGFHYATRAGISICIDNMHIPTKKQELLGKAQHEVTEIERQYAEGLITNGERYNKVIDIWAHVTEQIANEMMKELGAGGDPNKAESFNPIFMMADSGARGSSQQIRQLGGMRGLMAKPSGEIIETPITANFREGLTVLQYFISTHGARKGLADTALKTANSGYLTRRLVDIAQDVIINEIDCGTTDGIIVSALVEGGEIIQPIEERVLGRLAAEDIRDPVTGEIIVSFNEEIDEDRTKAIVEAAVDRVKIRSVLTCQSRRGVCRSCYGRDLARGRLVEKGEPVGVIAAQSIGEPGTQLTMRTFHIGGTASKVVEQTVTESKHAGTIKFMSFDAKKNADVHNAGIAVQNKEGEWVVMNRNAKISVADESGREREKYSVVYGAKIKVKDGGRIELGQKLVEWDPYSLTILTEVGGRVAYGDIVEGITMKEEFDEVTGLSRKVIVEHSGATLRPRVSVKDESGKTAKVAAAANVARYLLPVGAHIFVEKGALVTPGDVLAKIPRETTKTKDITGGLPRVAELFEARKPKETAVISEIDGEISYDGFVKGMRKVLVNNKMGDVKEYFIPKGKHVNVHEGDWVRAGEPLMDGSANPHDILDVLGPNELQKYLVDEVQDVYRLQGVTINDKHIEIIVRQMLRKVRIEDPGDTEFLPGSQVSKMLFDEENERVVARGGQPGLGKPVLLGITKAALTTDSFISAASFQETTRVLTEAAINGREDKLLGLKENVIVGRLIPAGTGFDEYRDTFVISPKPEPVIAGQGEAAALTHEGVGAGSEGPARS